The following are from one region of the Juglans regia cultivar Chandler chromosome 10, Walnut 2.0, whole genome shotgun sequence genome:
- the LOC118349705 gene encoding auxin response factor 2-like, producing MLMPSPVLCRNSLLLHSQPCSRRPSLSPQLCSQPTVTSSPQRHRAPPEPPLHAKQPPRPPFSAEAHTDEVFAQITLIPEAEQDKPSLEDENDVSLPQRTSLCSYVKKLTASDTSTHGGFSVPKRQAQECFPPLDMSQQPSAQELIVKDLHGLEWCFRHICRGIFSKPGFFCEHHALK from the exons ATGTTGATGCCGTCGCCAGTTCTCTGTCGGAACTCCCTTCTCCTCCACTCCCAGCCCTGCAGCCggaggccctccctctctccccagCTCTGTTCGCAACCCACGGTCACCAGCTCTCCCCAGCGCCATCGTGCTCCTCCCGAGCCACCACTCCACGCCAAgcaaccaccacgaccacccTTCTCG GCTGAAGCTCACACAGATGAGGTGTTTGCTCAAATTACTTTGATTCCAGAGGCAGAG CAAGACAAGCCAAGTTTGGAGGATGAAAATGATGTGTCTTTGCCTCAAAGAACCAGTCTATGCTCCTATGTCAAGAAACTCACTGCCTCTGACACGAGCACGCATGGTGGATTCTCTGTTCCCAAGCGACAAGCTCAAGAGTGCTTCCCTCCTCTG GACATGTCTCAGCAACCGTCTGCACAGGAACTGATTGTCAAAGACTTGCATGGGCTTGAATGGTGCTTTCGCCATATTTGTCGTGGTATATTTAGTAAGCCGGGATTTTTTTGTGAGCATCACGCCCTGAAATAA
- the LOC108986201 gene encoding putative clathrin assembly protein At2g25430 has product MATSTIRKAIGAVKDQTSISIAKVAGNIAPDLEVLVVKATTHDEDPAEERHIREIINLTAYSRGYVSACVATISKRLSKTRDWIVALKALMLVHRVLVDGHPSFEEEIVYATRRGMRVLNMSDFRDEAHSNSWDHSGFVRFYAVYLDEKVESVVYEKKMKGVDQREDRYKDEIDTGMGKRSRSYGDVSESVGREKTRETPMKDMRPERVLGKLNQLLRILDRILACRPTGAAKSSRLVLVALYQIVRESFGVYVEICEALGILLDRFTEMEYADCVKGFDAYVSAAKTIDELMGFYNWCKDMGIARSSEYPEVQRITDKLLGTLEGFLREMTNKPKSPERISEYKAPVKEEVEQDMNEIKALPPPENYTPPPPPQPEPKPQPQQVQVTEDLVNLRDDAISADEQGNKLALALFSGPAAMNTNGSWEAFPSNGEPEVTSAWQTPAAETGKADWELALAESASNLSKQKATLGGGFDPLLLNGMYDQGAVRQHVSTTQLSGGSASSVALPGPGKSATPVLALPAPDGTVQAVGQQDPFAASLAVPPPSYVQIADMEKKQHLLVQEQQLWQQYGRDGMQGQVGLAKIAGGSGYYGPSPQPMMPYGMPQVGGMGQPMPGGYYYAPY; this is encoded by the coding sequence ATGGCAACCAGTACGATCCGCAAGGCTATCGGGGCTGTGAAAGACCAAACTAGTATTAGCATAGCCAAAGTTGCCGGAAACATAGCCCCGGATCTTGAAGTCTTGGTCGTAAAAGCAACCACCCACGACGAAGATCCCGCCGAAGAGAGGCACATTAGGGAAATCATAAACCTGACCGCATACTCCAGAGGGTATGTGAGTGCGTGCGTTGCCACCATATCGAAGCGGCTTAGCAAGACCCGCGATTGGATTGTGGCCCTCAAGGCTTTGATGCTTGTGCATAGAGTCTTGGTTGATGGGCATCCCTCGTTTGAGGAGGAGATTGTTTATGCGACCCGTAGGGGTATGCGGGTCTTGAACATGTCGGATTTTAGGGACGAGGCGCACTCGAATTCGTGGGATCACTCGGGTTTCGTGAGGTTCTACGCTGTGTATTTGGATGAGAAGGTTGAGAGCGTGGTctatgagaagaaaatgaaaggtgTGGATCAGAGGGAGGATAGGTACAAGGATGAAATTGATACTGGAATGGGTAAGAGGTCGAGATCCTATGGGGATGTTAGTGAATCGGTTGGGAGGGAGAAGACAAGAGAGACACCGATGAAGGATATGCGGCCCGAGAGGGTTTTAGGGAAGTTGAACCAGTTGTTGAGAATTCTTGACCGGATACTGGCTTGTAGGCCGACCGGTGCGGCTAAGAGTAGTAGGTTGGTGCTGGTAGCGCTTTACCAGATTGTGAGGGAGAGTTTTGGGGTTTATGTGGAGATATGCGAGGCATTGGGGATATTGTTGGATAGGTTCACAGAGATGGAGTACGCAGATTGTGTTAAAGGTTTTGATGCTTATGTTAGCGCGGCAAAGACGATTGATGAGCTTATGGGGTTTTATAATTGGTGTAAGGATATGGGTATTGCAAGGTCCTCCGAGTATCCTGAAGTCCAAAGGATTACCGATAAGCTTTTGGGGACGCTCGAGGGGTTCTTGAGGGAGATGACAAACAAGCCAAAGAGCCCTGAGAGAATTAGCGAGTACAAGGCGCCAGTGAAGGAAGAGGTGGAGCAGGATATGAATGAGATAAAGGCTCTTCCTCCGCCAGAGAATTATAcccctccacctccacctcaaCCTGAGCCTAAGCCACAGCCTCAGCAGGTGCAGGTGACTGAGGACTTGGTGAATTTGAGGGATGATGCTATTTCAGCTGATGAGCAAGGCAACAAATTGGCTTTGGCTCTGTTCTCTGGACCAGCAGCAATGAATACAAATGGCTCATGGGAAGCTTTCCCTTCAAATGGAGAGCCTGAGGTGACTTCGGCATGGCAAACACCTGCTGCGGAGACTGGTAAAGCAGATTGGGAGTTGGCATTGGCAGAATCGGCTAGTAATCTATCAAAACAGAAGGCTACATTGGGGGGTGGGTTTGATCCGTTGCTACTGAATGGAATGTATGATCAGGGGGCAGTGAGGCAGCATGTGAGCACTACTCAATTGAGTGGTGGAAGTGCAAGTAGTGTGGCGTTGCCTGGGCCAGGCAAGAGTGCTACACCAGTGCTGGCGCTGCCTGCTCCGGACGGGACAGTCCAGGCAGTAGGACAGCAGGACCCCTTTGCTGCGTCCCTTGCAGTACCGCCTCCTTCATATGTACAAATAGCTGATATGGAGAAGAAGCAACACTTGCTTGTGCAGGAACAGCAGCTCTGGCAGCAGTATGGAAGGGATGGGATGCAAGGCCAAGTGGGTTTGGCCAAGATTGCTGGTGGCTCTGGCTACTATGGCCCAAGCCCCCAACCAATGATGCCTTATGGTATGCCACAGGTCGGTGGCATGGGACAGCCCATGCCAGGCGGATACTACTACGCACCCTATTGA
- the LOC108986202 gene encoding BRAP2 RING ZnF UBP domain-containing protein 1, which translates to MFFLRVHSVDTEQPLTFEVAEFISTTTASVPNPNPKFTERRGVAHLFRSTSHSSLPNPSSRSTLLFIVAVPNYLSFDDLIRFCGSHIDHVSELLFIRNDGMEDRYSVLIRLVNQSTADGFYRSFNGKKFSPAEAEVCHLLFMMSVEYTESAEIAGTPPPGCTELPTCPVCLERLDPDTSGILSTICDHSFQCPCISKWTYLSCQLCRFCQQQDEKPTCFVCGTLEDLWVCMICGFVGCGRYKEGHAVRHWKDTQHCYSLDMRTQQIWDYVGDGYVHRLNQSKNDVKLAEMNSHCMSSEGDYGTCGCSDDSGISGALFSSKVEAIVDEYNRLLATQLETQRQYYESLLVEAKSKVGSSISEAVEKAVTSKMQDIQIKFEKCLEEKNAVADINRNLIKNQEIWRKKVKEIEERDAAAQRLRDEKILDLEEQIRDLTVYIEAQRTLGNMTDSDGIREGTLLPLPNKQSSPATAKRQTKSGRRRN; encoded by the exons ATGTTCTTCCTCCGAGTCCACTCGGTGGACACCGAACAGCCTCTCACATTCGAGGTCGCCGAGTTCATCTCCACCACTACTGCGTCCGTCCCAAATCCTAACCCTAAGTTCACCGAACGCAGAGGCGTAGCACACCTTTTCCGGAGTACGTCTCATTCTTCGCTTCCTAATCCTAGCTCCAGATCCACGCTCCTCTTCATCGTCGCCGTCCCCAACTACCTCTCCTTTGACGATTTGATACGCTTCTGTGGCTCCCACATCGATCACGTCTCCGAGCTCCTCTTCATCAG GAACGATGGGATGGAGGATCGGTACAGCGTTTTAATCAGGCTTGTGAATCAGTCAACGGCTGATGGATTCTATCGCAGTTTCAACGGGAAGAAATTTTCACCGGCCGAG GCTGAGGTATGCCATCTTCTGTTTATGATGTCTGTGGAGTACACGGAATCAGCTGAGATAGCCGGGACTCCTCCTCCCGGGTGTACGGAATTACCTACTTGCCCAGTTTGTCTTG AGAGATTGGACCCGGATACTAGTGGAATACTGAGTACAATTTGTGACCATTCATTTCAGTGTCCTTGCATTTCAAAATGGACTTATTTATCTTGCCAG CTTTGCCGATTCTGTCAGCAGCAAGATGAGAAGCCAACTTGCTTTGTTTGTGGGACATTGGAGGATCTTTGGGTTTGTATGATTTGTGGTTTTGTAGGATGTGGAAG ATATAAAGAAGGTCATGCCGTTCGGCATTGGAAGGATACACAGCATTGCTACTCTCTTGACATGCGAACACAACAAATTTGGGATTATGTTGGCGACGGTTATGTTCATCGGCTGAATCAGTCAAAAAATGATGTCAAGTTGGCGGAGATGAACTCTCATTGTATGTCATCTGAAGGAGATTATGGTACTTGTGGATGTAGTGATGATTCTGGAATAAGTGGGGCCCTCTTTAGCAGCAAAGTTGAAGCA ATTGTGGATGAGTACAACCGTCTTCTCGCAACTCAGCTGGAGACCCAAAGACAA TACTATGAATCTCTACTTGTAGAGGCCAAAAGTAAGGTTGGAAGCTCGATTTCAGAAGCAGTGGAGAAGGCTGTGACTTCCAAGATGCAGGACATCcaaatcaaatttgaaaagtgCCTCGAGGAAAAAAATGCTGTTGCAGAT ATTAATCGAAATCTGATCAAGAACCAAGAAATTTGGCGAAAGAAGGTCAAGGAAATTGAAGAGAG GGACGCTGCTGCACAGAGGTTGAGGGATGAGAAGATTCTTGATCTGGAAGAACAG ATTAGAGATCTTACTGTCTACATTGAAGCCCAGAGAACGCTTGGTAACATGACAGATTCAGATGGCATCAGAGAGGGTACACTCTTACCATTACCTAATAAGCAGTCCTCCCCAGCCACCGCTAAGAGGCAGACGAAGTCAGGTCGAAGACGGAATTAG
- the LOC108986207 gene encoding topless-related protein 4-like, whose translation MSSLSRELVFLILQFLEEEKFKETVHKLEQESGFFFNMRCFEDMVTNGEWEEVEKYLSGFTKVDDNRYSMKIFFEIRKQKYLEALDKRDRAKAVDVLVKDLKVFAAFNEELFKEITQLLTLDNFRDNEQLSKYGDTKSARGIMLAELKKLIEANPLFRDKLQLPPLKNSRLRTLINQSLNWQHQLCKNPRPNPDIKTLFVDHSCGTPNGARAPSPVTNPLMGAVPKAGGFPPLSAHGPFQPTPAALPTSLAGWMANPSPVPHPSASAGPLGLTTANNSAILKRPRTPPTNNPAMDYQTADSEHVLKRSRPFGLSDEVHNLPANILPVLYTGQSHGQSSYTTDDLPKTVVMTLNQGSAVKSMDFHPLQQILLLVGTNMGDVMVWELGSRERIALRNFKVWDLGARSMPLQASITNDYTASVNRVIWSPDGTLLGIAYSKHIVHMYSYHGGGDLQNHLEIEAHVGSVNDLAFSYPSKQLCAVTCGEDRLIKVWDAITGTKLYTFEGHEAPVYSVCPHHKENIQFIFSTATDGKIKAWLYDNMGSRVDYDAPGHSSTMMAYSADGTRLFSCGTNKEGESFLVEWNESEGAVKRTYHGLGKQSVGVVQFDTTKNRWLAAGDDSLIKFWDMDRDRLSVTTEAEGSLPASPCVRFNKEGILLAVSTNDNGVKILANADGTRLLRTMENRTFDASRVASAAVVKAPAVGTFGLVNATVGTSIGDRATPVAAMVAMNSDSRSLDIKPRIADESVDKSRIWKLTEINEASQCRSLKLPDSFATMRVSRLIYTNSGLAILALASNAVHKLWKWQRNDRNLAGKATASVVPQLWQPPSGILMTNDVGDTNPEDAVPCFALSKNDSYVMSASGGKISLFNMMTFKTMTTFMPPPPAATFLAFHPQDNNIIAIGMEDSSIQIYNVRVDEVKTKLKGHQKRITGLAFSHALNVLVSSGADSQLCVWSTDVWEKQASKFLQIPNGRAAVPLADTRVQFHLDPIHLLVVHETQIAIYNAPKLECLKQWVPREASGPITHATYSCDSQSIYVSFEDGSVGVLTASTLRLRCRINPTAYLSPNPSIRVYPLVIAAHPTESNQFALGLTDGGVHILEPLESEGKWGTSPPTENGAGPSTTSGAGGSEQPQR comes from the exons ATGTCTTCGCTAAGCAGAGAACTTGTGTTTCTCATACTTCAGTTTCTCGAAGAAGAGAAATTCAAAGAAACCGTGCACAA GTTGGAGCAGGAGTCCGGTTTTTTCTTCAACATGAGGTGTTTTGAGGATATGGTAACAAATGGGGAGTGGGAGGAGGTTGAAAAGTACCTGTCCGGTTTCACCAAGGTTGACGACAATAGGTACTCGATGAAAATCTTCTTCGAGATTCGCAAGCAGAAGTACCTTGAAGCTTTGGACAA GAGGGATCGTGCAAAAGCTGTGGATGTGTTAGTCAAGGACTTGAAAGTGTTTGCCGCATTTAATGAAGAGCTTTTTAAGGAAATTACGCAGCTATTGACTTTAGACAACTTTCG AGATAACGAGCAGCTGTCCAAATATGGAGATACCAAGTCTGCTAGGGGTATAATGCTTGCTGAACTAAAAAAGTTGATAGAAGCTAACCCCCTTTTCCGAGATAAGCTTCAACTTCCTCCTCTGAAGAACTCAAGATTGCGCACACTAATTAATCAGAG TTTAAATTGGCAGCATCAACTTTGTAAGAATCCAAGGCCTAACCCTGACATTAAGACACTATTTGTGGACCACAGTTGTGGAACACCGAATGGTGCACGTGCCCCATCCCCTGTCACGAATCCCTTAATGGGTGCTGTCCCTAAGGCTGGGGGTTTCCCACCACTGAGTGCTCATGGT CCATTTCAGCCCACGCCAGCAGCTCTTCCGACGTCTCTTGCTGGATGGATGGCTAATCCATCTCCTGTGCCTCACCCTTCAGCTTCTGCAGGACCCCTAGGCTTGACTACCGCTAACAATTCAG CCATCTTGAAGCGTCCCAGAACCCCCCCTACCAATAACCCAGCTATGGACTATCAAACTGCTGATTCTGAACATGTGTTGAAAAGATCAAGACCTTTTGGATTGTCAGATGAG GTCCACAACCTGCCAGCAAATATTCTGCCTGTTTTATACACTGGACAGAGCCATGGTCAAAGTTCCTACACTACTGATGACTTGCCCAAAACTGTTGTTATGACTCTAAATCAAGGATCAGCTGTCAAGAGTATGGATTTCCATCCACTGCAGCAGATTCTACTTCTTG TTGGAACAAACATGGGTGATGTCATGGTATGGGAGTTAGGTAGCCGTGAAAGGATCGCTCTTAGAAATTTCAAAGTTTGGGATCTTGGAGCACGTTCAATGCCTCTGCAG GCATCTATCACCAATGACTATACAGCCTCAGTAAATCGCGTGATATGGAGCCCTGATGGAACCCTTCTTG GTATTGCATATTCTAAGCACATTGTGCACATGTACTCATATCATGGTGGTGGTGATCTGCAAAACCACTTAGAG ATTGAGGCCCATGTTGGTAGTGTTAATGATCTTGCTTTCTCTTATCCAAGCAAACAACTCTGTGCTGTCACTTGTGGCGAGGACAGACTCATTAAG GTGTGGGATGCAATCACGGGGACTAAGCTGTATACTTTTGAGGGTCATGAAGCACCTGTATATTCCGTATGTCCACATCACAAAGAAAACATTCAG TTCATCTTCTCGACTGCAACCGATGGAAAGATAAAGGCATGGTTGTATGATAACATGGGTTCAAGAGTTGACTATGATGCACCAGGCCATTCATCTACCATGATGGCATATAGTGCTGACGGGACGAG ATTGTTCTCATGTGGGACAAATAAAGAAGGAGAATCATTCTTAGTGGAATGGAATGAAAGTGAAGGTGCTGTGAAGCGCACATATCATGGTCTTGGGAAGCAGTCTGTGGGGGTTGTGCAATTTGATACCACTAAAAATCGGTGGTTAGCTGCTGGTGATGATTCCTTGATCAAATTCTGGGACATGGACAGAGATAGATTATCAGTAACTACTGAAGCAGAGGGTTCTCTTCCG GCTTCTCCTTGTGTCAGATTTAACAAGGAAGGAATACTGTTAGCTGTCTCAACAAATGATAATGGTGTTAAAATCTTAGCAAATGCAGATGGAACTCGGCTACTAAGAACAATGGAGAATCGCACATTTGATGCTTCTAGAGTTGCTTCTGCGGCTGTTGTTAAG GCCCCTGCAGTAGGCACCTTTGGATTGGTCAATGCAACTGTTGGAACAAGCATTGGAGATCGAGCTACTCCAGTCGCAGCCATGGTTGCAATG AACAGTGATAGTCGAAGTTTGGACATAAAACCCAGAATTGCTGATGAGTCAGTCGATAAATCTAGGATCTGGAAGCTTACAGAGATCAATGAAGCATCACAATGCCGCTCCCTAAAGCTCCCTGATAGTTTTGCAACAATGAGA GTTTCTAGATTAATCTATACAAATTCAGGTCTAGCCATATTGGCCTTGGCATCTAATGCCGTACACAAGCTCTGGAAATGGCAGAGAAATGATCGAAATTTAGCAGGGAAG GCCACAGCTAGTGTAGTACCTCAATTATGGCAACCTCCAAGTGGAATACTAATGACAAATGATGTAGGCGATACAAATCCTGAGGATGCTGTTCCATGCTTTGCGCTGTCAAAGAATGACTCTTATGTCATGTCGGCTTCAGGGGGGaaaatttcattattcaatATGATGACATTTAAG ACAATGACAACATTCATGCCCCCACCTCCAGCAGCTACATTTCTTGCGTTTCACCCTCAAGACAATAACATCATCGCAATAGGCATGGAGGACTCTTCTATTCAAATCTATAATGTTCGGGTTGATGAG GTTAAGACTAAACTGAAAGGCCATCAGAAAAGAATTACAGGCCTTGCTTTCTCTCATGCTCTAAATGTGCTTGTTTCATCGGGAGCTGATTCTCAG CTGTGTGTTTGGAGTACAGATGTATGGGAGAAGCAGGCTAGTAAATTCTTGCAGATTCCAAACGGGCGAGCCGCTGTTCCTCTTGCAGATACACGTGTTCAATTCCATCTAGATCCGATACATTTGCTGGTGGTTCATGAGACACAGATAGCTATATACAATGCACCAAAATTAGAATGCCTTAAGCAG TGGGTCCCTCGGGAAGCCAGTGGTCCAATCACACATGCGACATATTCCTGTGATAGCCAGTCAATATACGTGAGCTTTGAAGATGGAAGTGTGGGTGTTCTAACTGCTTCAACACTACGACTGAGATGTCGGATAAATCCGACTGCTTATCTATCTCCCAACCCCAG CATTAGAGTGTACCCTCTTGTCATTGCGGCGCATCCAACCGAATCAAATCAGTTTGCATTAGGTCTTACAGATGGTGGAGTCCACATACTCGAGCCTTTGGAGTCGGAAGGAAAATGGGGCACCTCCCCTCCCACTGAAAATGGTGCTGGACCTAGCACCACTTCTGGTGCAGGTGGTTCAGAACAACCCCAAAGGTGA
- the LOC109015655 gene encoding beta-1,4-mannosyl-glycoprotein 4-beta-N-acetylglucosaminyltransferase-like yields the protein MAPRPLRLNSRRPPPKFVFITLLILIPICVIGIFSHGQKISYLFRPLWDKPPPPFKRFPHYYAENVSMGHLCRLHGWSLRSQPRNVFDAIIFSNELDILEIRWRELYPYVTKFVILESNTTFTGNLKPIFFRSNKARFAFAERKIVHDVFPGQLAARESHDDPFELEAQQRRFMTGLLRRAGISYGDVLIMSDTDEIPSPNTVKLMQWCDGVPPVMHLELRNYMYSFEFPVDYSSWRATTHIYGPHTFYRHSRQTDLIFSDAGWHCSFCFRRIQEFVFKMTAYSHADRVRRRDFLDHSRIQKLICRGDDLFDMLPEEYTFKELIKKMGSIPRSASAVHLPAYLIENADKFGFLLPGGCLRKPE from the coding sequence ATGGCTCCACGACCTCTCCGCCTGAACTCCAGACGGCCACCGCCTAAGTTCGTTTTCATCACGCTCCTGATACTTATTCCTATTTGTGTGATTGGAATTTTCTCTCATGGCCAGAAGATATCCTATCTTTTCAGACCACTATGGGACAAACCGCCTCCCCCCTTCAAACGCTTTCCACACTATTATGCTGAAAATGTATCAATGGGCCACCTTTGCCGCCTTCATGGTTGGTCATTGCGGTCCCAACCCCGCAACGTTTTTGATGCCATCATCTTCAGCAATGAATTGGACATACTAGAGATCAGGTGGCGTGAGCTTTATCCCTATGTCACAAAATTTGTAATCCTCGAGTCCAATACCACTTTCACAGGCAATCTCAAACCTATCTTCTTTCGTTCAAACAAGGCTCGATTTGCTTTTGCTGAGAGGAAAATTGTCCATGATGTGTTCCCTGGTCAACTTGCAGCTCGCGAATCACATGATGATCCATTTGAACTTGAGGCTCAACAACGTAGGTTTATGACTGGGTTACTTCGCCGTGCGGGGATTTCCTATGGTGACGTTCTTATCATGTCAGATACCGATGAGATACCAAGCCCAAATACCGTGAAACTAATGCAATGGTGTGATGGGGTGCCACCTGTAATGCATCTCGAGCTCAGGAACTATATGTATTCATTTGAGTTCCCGGTGGACTACAGCAGCTGGCGAGCCACAACCCACATCTATGGCCCTCACACCTTTTACCGGCACTCGCGCCAAACTGATCTTATCTTCTCTGATGCTGGATGGCATTGTAGCTTTTGCTTTCGGCGTATTCAGGAGTTTGTGTTTAAGATGACGGCTTATAGCCATGCAGATCGTGTGAGGCGGAGAGACTTCTTAGATCATTCAAGAATTCAGAAGCTCATTTGCAGAGGTGATGATCTTTTTGATATGCTACCTGAAGAGTACACATTCAAGGAGTTGATTAAAAAGATGGGATCAATACCCCGTTCAGCTTCTGCAGTTCATCTACCTGCCTACTTGATAGAGAATGCAGATAAGTTTGGGTTCCTTCTCCCAGGGGGATGTTTAAGAAAACCAGAATGA